A region of the Labeo rohita strain BAU-BD-2019 chromosome 5, IGBB_LRoh.1.0, whole genome shotgun sequence genome:
GTCAAGGTTATGAGCGTCTCGTGAGTGACCCCGCACTTCCTTTTATCTACTACGGCTGTTCTGATAAATGACTAACAATATCCTCACACGAACAAGGTATAGCAGAACTCACAGATTGCAGCGCACATATTGAAACCTCCAGACCGGCCTTTCCTACAACAGCAGGCTTTGAGATTGATAGACAAGCTTTCCTTTGAGCGGGATGGATGAAAGCACACAGTTTAGTACACAACAATATGGAAAGCTTCAGTCTTATCTGACACTGAACAGATGATCCTGTCACTGCCTGGTGTTCCACATCTAAGCACAGCATGTTCTCAGTGCTGCTCCATTTCACTTCCAGTTACAGTAAGATGTGGTCCTGGGATTGTGCTGTAGCTCAGCATTCCGGCTTCTGCTTCATCCGTAAATTAGCGACGGGCTCTGCTATAGCTCACCACTGAGTCATAGCTTCTGCTCCGACTGCGACCGCGTCTGCTATATATAGAGTTCCACGATGAGCTGCGACTGTAGCTCCTGTATGAAGAATACGTGTGACTGCGACTCCGGCTGCGACTCCGCGAACGACTGCGACTGCGACTGCGACTGAGAGAAAACAGGCGCCAGGACAGGAGGCTGGAGGAGCGGCTGCTGATGGAGGGACTGGGACGGTAGTAGGGGATCGGCCTCTTTCTGGCACTGTGCAGGACAAGAAGGCATGCGGAAAGAGAATACAAACAATGAAATATTAGCGCTTCAATGCAGGCGAtaaatttttccagtttaacagcgttaaaaatatttaacccaGGGGTGGAGCTAGGATTGtccaccccactcacaactgctgctgtctctttttttcttgacaagaattgCGACTTAGATGCAGAACGTCTATAGGTGATGagggagcttcagtagaacaacagAACTGGGGTCAGATGTGATGTCGTCAGGCCATATGTCAGCCATTATACTGTGCTCGTAGCACACGCACTTTGAtagcctgtatcatttcatattaaagcgtGAATAAAACTACAAGCATGTGCGTCAGATCCACGTAACGTTTAGTGGTGgaagctcttaaagtaatagcagccaaataacctaatTAACCCAggtgctgtgatgtctgttaattaaagaacaaaagaaaaaagaggaaatcattaacttttgtagctttaaggattcatctagatttaatttagaatttagtgtttgataactttattcaatttctgtatgtaaagattgttttaagttcgcttaaattagaatttgttatttttaagtctaataaatgttaaaatagatAGCTcttaattatactgtaatgttgaatggttATAGTCAATAGTTTAAAATTAGGAAAAAAGAAGAATTCTGAtatcagtaatattggtatcagtgatactcaccttcagtcataaaaaaagatgccattaaacaaatattaaaatatatatatatatatatatatatatatatattgtttctaCATTAGTTTGAAGATTTAATGTGAGATTATTGCAATATGAAAGCATATTTAacttaatgttaggtgggattaatcatgatttatttcaggaaaaaacatatgtgattaattagttaattttttaatcaattgacagcacttacatttttatgaatttttggcaggcattactccagtcttcagtgtcacatgattcattaatacatatattcagcaaagatgcattaaattgatcaaaagtgacagcaaagatttttatttcaaataaactgttattttgaattttcatttgatcaaaaaatgaatcaaggtttccacaaaaataataaaatacaattgttttcaacactgatagtattaagaaatgttactttatcacttaattttacaattacaatcgcatttttcttctcttttgtttCATGATCCTGGGCAGATCCTGGCATttgttgtatatatttatatatacatagttaTACTTTgccatatttttttccctttcttatGCGTGTTAGTGTTTTTTGGCAAATCTAAAAtgtttaacacaaaaaaaaaaaaaaataattcttgagaattaagtattaatttctataattgcttaaccataaaacaattatactgactccaagcttttaaatggtatagtgtataatgttacaaaagctgtttattaaatgctgatctttggatctttctattcaccaacaacaatagcaaatcagcacattgaaatgatttctgaaggaccgtgtgacactaaagactggattaacaatgctgaaaatttagctttgatcacaggaataaattacattttaaaatatatacttaaatagaaagcaatagttaaaatattaacaatattatactttttgctgtattttggatcaaataaatgcaggcttggtgagcagaagtgatatctttaaaaacattaaaactgaagaatttatttgttttaccatGTTTAAATTCATTCTGCAGTTTTCCATAGATTTGTCCCTACATTTAGTAAACCCATGTCTGGGTTTGCTGATCTGCAAAGAAAGATCAGCGGAGCAGCTTCCATTCATGATTCATACAGTGGGTTGTTAGCTTGTGTTGTAACACAAGTAGTTCTGTAAGAACAGACCTTGTAATTCTACGGGCTTCTAGGTGACTGGGGGAATCTCTTCTTCTCTTCCTCATTGGAGAACAAGGTCTTCTCCTGCTGTGCTTTCTGCTCTTGCAGGAACTGCAGTCTCTTTTCCGCTGTCGAAACCTTTTCATCCACACATAAAAAAAGGTGTGAGCATGTATGTAATTAAAGTCACAGTCATTTTCAAACAATTATTTcaagtgaaaaataaacatcttttagCTGAAATTCACCTGTCTGGTGTGCACCGTGAGTAATTTAGACTGCGGTAGCTGCTCGCACTAGACAGACTGTCTCTACGTGAATCCAGCGAATAACTGGATGAACGGGAATATGATCTGTAAATGAGCCGGGGGAGATGATATTGTCAGatacaaaaataaaggtttgcaaTTAAATCGAATGCTTCAAATCAGTGTTGTGGTTTCTACTATAAATAGCAGCTGTGTGACCCACCTCCTCCCTGAGGACAGGGATCGGCTTCTGGAATAGCGCCCTGAGTATCTGCTTTGGGATGATATGCTTCTGCTGCGGGACCTCGTTCGATCCTGATGTCTATCATAAGACGGACTCCGATTCCTATCAGCGACGAGACCCAGAGGCTGTGTCTTCTCCAAATCAGAGTACCTGCCCGTTTCTTCACTGCAATTATAAGAGGGAAATTATTTTAGACCCCTACTTTATTACTTCACAATATACAgctgagatcaaaagtttacatacaacttgcagaatctgcaaaatggaaattattttaccaaaaaagtagtgatcatacaaaatgcatgttatttattttgttcatgagtcccttgtttgtccacagtaacagttaaactgcctgcttttCTCAGgcaaaatccttcaggtcccacaaattctttggtttttcagcatttttctgtatttgaacccctttcaacaatgactgtatgattttgagatccatttttttcacagtgaggacaactgagggactcaaactcaactattacagaagtttcaaacacCCACTGATGCTTCAGGTGGAAACATGATGCactaagagccggggggtgaaaactttttgaatttgagaaTCAGGGTTAgactgaacttattttgtcttctgggaaacatgtaagtatattctgtggcttccaaagggcagtactaaatgaaaaatatatataattaagaataagaaaaataagaaaaatgtacacatcttcactctgttcaaaagttttcaccccccggatATGCATCATCAtcgcatagtttttccttcagaagcatggatcttctgtaatagttgcatatgagtccctcagctgtcctcagtgtgaaaagatggatctcgaagtcatacagtcattgttggaaacacAAAATGccgaaaaaccaaagaatttgtgggtcctgaaggatttttctgaagaacagtgggcagtttaactgttcaggacaaacaagggactcatgaacaactatcactaaacaaaaaaacaaaacacagctgtgaatcattcaggtaacaacacagtattaggaatataagagtatgtaaactttcgaacagggtcatttttataaattcaactactatattctcttgtggattatatgtaaatgtcttttatgtaaaatatcttattcaggtcagtactaaataaaaaataacatgcattttgtatgatccctcttatttaaaaaaaaaaattgcagaaacattttgtgaacttttgacttcaactgtaaaaaAAGATATAGTTGCAGACCGTGTCTGCACTCTgtaccagggttattatagtcaGCCAAAACTTAACCTacaaatgttaactgaaataaaatataaaaaaacccccacaaacttactgttactgttactgttgtcataaaaatatttctcatcaTTAACATTATTAGTTGAAcgtaaactttaaaaatatatattttattttatttgaaaagtcATTCTTTAGTGGTTGTCATGttttacataaacatacatttgaTGTAtccatatattatttttacttacaGTTATTGTAACTGTAACAGAATCAAGACAGATGTAAAGTTGATGTAAAATGCATTCAGCCTCACCCTTTGAGCTTGTTGAAGACAGAGCTGTGTAGGGTATGTTCTTTGAGCACTGGTTTACCCAGAGAGTCATAGCTGGTTAGTGAGTTGCCTGAATCAGAGGCATTGTCCCCATCGCCTAGCCTAAGCTTCTCAGGAGAAGTCAGATCCTGACACGAAAACTTTCCGTTTCCGGTAACCTTTGACTTTGTGATGCCAGTTTTACTTGAGGGTGGAGAGGACGTGTCATTTCCCGAATCGTAATCTGCATGTCCTTTGCCCTTACTGGATATTGAGTCCTGGACGATCACCATTTTGCTTAAACCCTCAACCCCAGGGCGTGACGGTGAGACCTGTAAGCAGACAAAgcaaagttgttgtttttctacAGAAACTCAAGGCCACATCAATAATCTGCTACCTGCATGATGCAGTTTGAGTACTCTTTAAAAGGCACATACGTCCCTACAGAGCACAGAGAGAAAATTAATCAAGTTTTGGGACAGAAACTAAAAGATTAAAAACGCCATGCAAATCTGTCACATGCGAGAAATCAGAAAAGAAAGGAGAAGAACAAAGCAAGAACTCTTACAAAAGAAACTAATGAAATAGAGACTGaagagagaaaataaacaatgaacCAACGCTTATGAAAGAGGCAAATTAAAGAAACATCCagatcaaaaaaaaagagaaaagaacctACATGAATAAACTTCCAGCTATACTTTTATGTTAGAAGAAAGAGAGAGTAAAAGGAAACAGAAATCCCCAATTTGAAAGTAGTTTTCCTTTAAAGAACATTGAACAGACATCACAGAATGGGCTTAAGTAAAACATAATAGAATTATATGAAAAGGGTTGCAGACAAAAGAAATATCTCCATCACTCTAACTAGGTAAATccttgagaaaaacaaaaagaacatgtTTCTGCTTTAGTCCCCTGTCGGAAGAGATTTTACAGTCCACCAGCGGCCTACAGTAAGTCCCTAAATCTGCGGATAGCATCGACTTACCAATCAAGACTTCCTCCTTAAGTAGGTAAGGTGTAAGAAAAAGGGAAGAGCGGGTGACATAAGTGCATCATTAGAGTGGTAAAGTGCAAGAAAAAGACAATAACCCTCTCTTCTCTTTAAATCCAACTCGTACCGGCATGAGCCTTTTTCTTTACCTTTGTTGTGCACCTGTAGGTCTTAAATTAGCTCTCATTTTTTACTGTGGGACTGATGGAATGATTTCAAATAGACTCTACATCCTtcatggaaaaaaatggaaagaaGCTGCTAAGCTTCAA
Encoded here:
- the srrm4 gene encoding serine/arginine repetitive matrix protein 4, translating into MAGVLQGEKQLFEKFWKGTFKAVAMPRPESIIVASITARRAVTKLETAVSLVPKDDEEKAKTKDTVAEKHKKNGHMKRRGRKRHSHRRARSVSFEADLSPRPVPKAKKKKKKSQRKRRRHRSPSCSPSPVRKKKKKKSSKKRKRHRSASRKGRHSGSSPRRKRKEDKKHKKRARSHSHRRHRRRKAEIRSSSCMENRYEDCEKSGFQDGGHSSAVHGGNACRSAIKLTSKISSKCCCHFSESTVSPSRPGVEGLSKMVIVQDSISSKGKGHADYDSGNDTSSPPSSKTGITKSKVTGNGKFSCQDLTSPEKLRLGDGDNASDSGNSLTSYDSLGKPVLKEHTLHSSVFNKLKGEETGRYSDLEKTQPLGLVADRNRSPSYDRHQDRTRSRSRSISSQSRYSGRYSRSRSLSSGRRSYSRSSSYSLDSRRDSLSSASSYRSLNYSRCTPDRFRQRKRDCSSCKSRKHSRRRPCSPMRKRRRDSPSHLEARRITSARKRPIPYYRPSPSISSRSSSLLSWRLFSLSRSRSRSRSRSRSRSRSHTYSSYRSYSRSSSWNSIYSRRGRSRSRSYDSVVSYSRARR